One region of Sparus aurata unplaced genomic scaffold, fSpaAur1.1, whole genome shotgun sequence genomic DNA includes:
- the LOC115577975 gene encoding uncharacterized protein LOC115577975 — METGKNSRGYEERYWEELHVTHLKHDTDRDGLCGIRDDSGFKNPHERSLVWWSLAVKPDDITSAERRLLETTYPDRTEEQVQMQQSFLGKFATSPAFSELSRLGSYRFTFPLEELLEAYSQQCCSGAQPVMRVYETVLYRQQVMYVILVHSPANQELFSDRPLLTDDPNSVCSYKDGCFIWRPEAICETHSYELVKRSDEKQMEAGMVEPSRKEFYVWDHVAVALHVDRQVLKFDPARLRQNLKYCRGAHPPIAKKFEDFPQAEEIVRKLWPDNSSPLERAEPLN; from the exons ATGGAGACAGGGAAAAACAGCAGAGGATATGAGGAACGTTATTGGGAAG AGCTCCATGTGACTCATCTGAAACacgacacagacagagatggatTATGTGGCATTAGGGATGATAGTGGCTTCAAGAACCCACATGAACGCTCTCTGGTGTGGTGGAGTCTGGCTGTGaagcctgatgacatcacatcagctgaGAGGAGGCTCCTGGAGACGACCTACCCCGACCGGACGGAGGAGCAGGTCCAGATGCAGCAGAGCTTTCTGGGGAAGTTTGCCACCTCCCCGGCCTTCTCCGAGCTCTCCAGGCTGGGCTCGTACCGCTTCACCTTCcccctggaggagctgctggaggcctACAGCCAGCAG TGTTGCTCTGGCGCTCAGCCCGTCATGCGTGTGTATGAGACCGTCCTGTACAGACAGCAGGTGATGTATGTTATACTGGTCCACagcccagccaatcaggagctgTTCTCAGACCGTCCTCTGCTGACTGATGACCcaaactctgtctgctcctaCAAAGATGGCTGCTTCATCTGGAGGCCTGAGGCCATTtgtgagacacacag ctATGAGTTGGTCAAGAGATCTGATGAAAAGCAGATGGAAGCAGGGATGGTGGAGCCGTCTCGCAAAGAGTTTTATGTTTGGGATCATGTTGCTGTCGCCCTGCATGTGGACAGACAG gtGCTGAAGTTTGATCCTGCCCGACTGAGACAGAACCTCAAGTACTGTCGCGGAGCACATCCTCCAATTGCGAAGAAATTTGAGGACTTCCCACAAGCTGAAGAGATAGTGAGGAAACTGTGGCCTGACAACTCGTCACCActagagagagctgagccgctAAATTAa
- the LOC115577969 gene encoding uncharacterized protein LOC115577969: protein MKKWENNRGHMEHFWESQHLKLTDLKEKAKALKNEYLLKENIPAWPRPELHVTHLKHDTDRDGLCGISGDNGFKNPHGGSLVWWSLAVTPDDITSAEKRLLEATYPDRTEEQVQMQQSFLGKFATAPSFSERSRLGSYRFTFPLEELLEAYSQQLCQGAQPVMRVFKTVLYKQQVMYVILVHSPANQEKFSDRPLLPDDPNSVCSYKDGCFIWRPEAMCETHSYELVKRSDEKQMEAGEVSSRHEFYVWDHVAVALHVDRQVLKFDPARLRQNLKYCSGAYPPITKSLEFQDFSQAEELVRKLWPDDSSPLARAEPLNEVKSEK, encoded by the exons ATgaagaaatgggaaaacaacagaggacacaTGGAACATTTTTGGGAAAGTCAGCACTTGAAGCTGACAGAtttgaaagaaaaagcaaaggCTTTGAAGAACGAATATCTCCTCAAAGAAAACATCCCTGCGTGGCCCAGACCAGAGCTCCATGTGACTCATCTGAAACacgacacagacagagatggatTATGTGGCATCTCGGGTGATAACGGCTTCAAGAACCCACATGGAGGCTCTCTGGTGTGGTGGAGTCTGGCTGTGAcgcctgatgacatcacatcagctgaGAAGAGGCTCCTGGAGGCGACCTACCCCGACCGGACGGAGGAGCAGGTCCAGATGCAGCAGAGCTTCCTGGGGAAGTTTGCCACCGCCCCGTCCTTCTCCGAGCGCTCCAGGCTGGGCTCGTACCGCTTCACCTTCCCcttggaggagctgctggaggcctACAGCCAGCAG TTATGCCAAGGAGCTCAGCCCGTCATGCGGGTCTTCAAGACTGTTCTGTACAAACAGCAGGTGATGTACGTTATACTGGTCCACagcccagccaatcaggagaaGTTCTCAGACCGTCCTCTGCTGCCTGACGACCcaaactctgtctgctcctaCAAAGATGGCTGCTTCATCTGGAGGCCTGAGGCCATGtgtgagacacacag ctATGAGTTGGTCAAGAGATCCGATGAAAAGCAGATGGAAGCAGGGGAGGTGTCCTCTCGCCATGAGTTTTATGTTTGGGATCATGTTGCTGTCGCCCTGCATGTGGACAGACAG gtGCTGAAGTTTGATCCTGCCCGACTGAGACAGAACCTCAAGTACTGCAGCGGAGCATATCCTCCAATTACAAAGTCTTTAGAATTTCAGGATTTCTCACAAGCTGAAGAGTTAGTCAGGAAACTGTGGCCTGACGACTCGTCACCACTGGCGAGAGCTGAGCCGCTAAATgaagtgaaaagtgaaaaatga
- the LOC115577970 gene encoding uncharacterized protein LOC115577970, producing the protein MKTLRNRRGYEERYFESRHLKLTDLKTEARGLRNRYLFKENIPAWPRPEFHVSHLKHDTNRDGLCGIRKDNGFKNPHGDSLVWWSLAMTPDDITSAKTRLLEMTYPDRTDEQALEQQSFLGKFATSPSFSELSRLGSYRFTFPLEEVLEAYSQQCCSGTQPVMRVFKTFLHKQEVMYVILVHSPANQELFSDRPLLTDDPNSVCSYRDGRFIWRPEAMCGKHSYELVERPDENQMEAGEVSYPPFYVWDHVAVALHVDRQVLKFNSARLRQNLKYCERATPSLVGNFQDFSGAEKLVKELWPDDSSQLEIEVMIRNLEGLLL; encoded by the exons ATGAAGACACTGAGAAACAGAAGAGGATATGAGGAACGTTATTTTGAAAGTCGGCACTTGAAGCTGACAGATTTGAAAACGGAAGCAAGGGGTTTGAGGAACCGATATctcttcaaagaaaacattcctGCATGGCCCCGACCAGAGTTTCATGTGTCTCATCTGAAACACGACACAAACAGAGATGGATTATGTGGCATCAGGAAGGATAACGGCTTCAAGAACCCACATGGAGACTCTCTGGTGTGGTGGAGTCTGGCTATGAcgcctgatgacatcacatcagctAAGACGAGGCTCCTGGAGATGACCTACCCCGACCGGACGGACGAGCAGGCCCTAGAACAGCAGAGCTTCCTGGGGAAGTTTGCCACCTCCCCGTCCTTCTCCGAGCTCTCCAGGCTGGGCTCGTACCGCTTCACCTTCCccctggaggaggtgctggaggcCTACAGCCAGCAG TGTTGCTCCGGCACTCAGCCCGTCATGAGGGTCTTCAAGACCTTCctgcacaaacaggaagtgatgtatGTTATACTGGTCCACagtccagccaatcaggagctgTTCTCAGACCGTCCTCTGCTGACTGACGACCcaaactctgtctgctcctaCAGAGATGGCCGCTTCATCTGGAGGCCTGAGGCcatgtgtgggaaacacag ctATGAGTTGGTCGAGAGACCTGATGAAAACCAGATGGAAGCAGGGGAGGTGTCATACCCTCCGTTTTATGTTTGGGATCATGTTGCTGTTGCCCTGCATGTGGACAGACAG gtGCTGAAGTTTAATTCAGCCCGACTGAGACAGAACCTCAAGTACTGCGAAAGAGCAACACCTTCACTTGTGGGCAATTTTCAGGACTTCTCAGGTGCTGAAAAGTTAGTCAAGGAATTGTGGCCTGACGACTCATCACAACTGGAGATCGAGGTCATGATCAGAAATTTGGAGGGGCTATTGCTCTAA